A genomic segment from Chitinophaga flava encodes:
- a CDS encoding porin, producing the protein MKRMLTTLLLMGSNLVAWSQSTDSLPAPALKISGSADVYYKYNLNGNNTDNKTSFTNSHNSFELGMVSLKVEHGFKKGSIVADLGFGKRAGEFSYNEPPSPSNGLSMAIKQLYVSYLLTEKIKLSLGSYATHVGYELVDAYLNRNYSMSYMFSYGPFFHTGIKADITLSSSLSAMVGVFNPTDLKSVTLNSHKYIGAQLGFAPAETPIKLYLNYLEGKDTFGIQNHQVDVVATYQVNKVLGLGYNGTYSTYLDTRTPKESRRNANWWGSALYVNCDFTDKLGLTLRGEYFSDKDGVKVFGAVPDGGNVVAGTLSFNYKAGNLTIIPEFRIDKASADIFHKSGGAPYNITSNVLLAAVYHF; encoded by the coding sequence ATGAAACGAATGCTAACGACCTTATTGCTGATGGGCAGTAACCTGGTTGCCTGGTCACAATCCACTGACTCCCTGCCCGCGCCGGCACTTAAAATCTCAGGTTCCGCTGACGTCTATTATAAATACAACCTGAACGGCAATAATACAGATAACAAAACCAGCTTCACCAATTCGCACAACTCCTTTGAACTGGGAATGGTATCGCTGAAAGTAGAGCATGGTTTCAAAAAAGGTAGCATAGTGGCCGACCTCGGCTTTGGAAAAAGAGCGGGAGAATTCTCCTATAATGAACCACCTTCTCCGTCAAATGGATTGTCGATGGCTATCAAACAGCTGTATGTTTCTTATCTGCTTACAGAAAAAATAAAATTGAGTCTCGGTAGTTATGCCACCCATGTGGGATACGAACTGGTAGATGCTTACCTGAACAGGAACTACAGTATGAGTTATATGTTCAGCTACGGTCCGTTTTTCCATACCGGCATCAAAGCTGATATTACCCTCAGCTCATCGCTGAGCGCGATGGTAGGCGTGTTTAATCCTACCGATCTTAAATCTGTCACCTTAAACAGTCATAAATATATAGGGGCACAGCTGGGCTTTGCTCCGGCAGAAACACCCATTAAACTTTACCTCAACTACCTGGAGGGAAAAGATACCTTCGGCATACAAAACCATCAGGTGGATGTAGTGGCCACCTATCAGGTGAATAAGGTACTGGGACTGGGTTACAACGGTACCTACAGCACCTACCTGGATACCCGGACGCCTAAAGAAAGCCGTAGGAATGCCAACTGGTGGGGCTCCGCCTTGTATGTGAATTGTGATTTTACGGATAAGCTGGGTCTTACGCTGCGCGGAGAATATTTCAGTGATAAGGACGGGGTGAAAGTATTTGGTGCTGTACCAGATGGCGGTAATGTAGTGGCTGGTACGCTGTCGTTTAATTATAAGGCAGGAAACCTGACGATTATTCCGGAGTTCAGAATCGATAAAGCTTCTGCAGATATTTTTCACAAGTCTGGCGGAGCTCCTTATAATATAACGTCCAATGTATTGTTAGCCGCCGTATATCATTTTTGA
- a CDS encoding ammonium transporter, with translation MKKNSFQDYLPFIFLAIVAIIGIFIPAVPNFSDVSKYNTADIAWILVASSLVFLMTPGLSFFYGGMVNRKNVISTMMQSFIATGLISIVWVVVGFSLAFGKSYHGIIGDPSSYFMFRNVGSGAPWSLAPTIPLLLFALFQMKFAIITPALVVGAVAERIRFTSYVLFMVLFSILVYAPIAHWTWHPDGILFKLGVLDFAGGTVVHISAGCAALAGALVLKRRKDHIEKKELQPANIPFVLLGTGLLWFGWFGFNAGSALGANALAATAFATTNTATAAAGLSWVFFDVIRGRKPSALGFCIGAVVGLVAITPAAGYVAIPQSIFIGFIAAIISNMAVHWKSKTSLDDTLDVFPCHGLGGMVGMLLTGIFATKAINEGGNNGWLYGNFDLFKNQVLGLLLVVGYSFIMSVAIFKLINLIHPLRVSEDEEALGLDVTQHNEHYHPAMMSVTDNGTLKEEELVHS, from the coding sequence ATGAAGAAAAATTCATTCCAAGACTATCTCCCCTTTATTTTTTTGGCGATAGTGGCAATAATTGGAATTTTTATTCCAGCTGTCCCCAACTTTTCAGATGTTAGTAAATATAATACGGCTGATATCGCCTGGATTCTGGTAGCATCTTCTCTGGTATTTTTAATGACACCGGGACTGTCTTTCTTTTATGGCGGGATGGTAAACCGGAAGAACGTTATTTCCACTATGATGCAAAGCTTTATAGCTACTGGTCTGATCAGCATTGTATGGGTGGTAGTTGGTTTTAGTCTGGCATTTGGAAAATCGTATCATGGCATTATTGGTGACCCCTCCTCCTATTTTATGTTCCGCAATGTTGGATCAGGTGCCCCCTGGAGCCTGGCTCCTACTATTCCGTTGTTGTTGTTTGCACTCTTTCAGATGAAGTTTGCCATCATCACGCCTGCGCTGGTGGTAGGTGCTGTAGCGGAAAGGATCCGTTTTACTTCCTATGTGTTGTTCATGGTCCTGTTCAGCATACTCGTATATGCGCCAATCGCACACTGGACATGGCATCCGGACGGTATATTGTTTAAACTCGGTGTACTCGACTTTGCCGGTGGTACCGTAGTGCATATCTCTGCCGGTTGTGCGGCACTGGCAGGTGCGCTGGTGCTTAAACGCCGGAAAGACCATATCGAAAAGAAAGAACTGCAACCAGCCAATATCCCCTTTGTATTATTAGGAACCGGTTTGCTGTGGTTCGGCTGGTTCGGTTTTAACGCTGGTTCTGCCCTGGGCGCCAATGCACTGGCTGCTACTGCCTTTGCTACTACCAATACCGCCACTGCTGCTGCAGGCCTGTCATGGGTGTTCTTTGACGTGATCCGTGGCAGAAAACCATCTGCACTCGGTTTCTGTATAGGCGCTGTGGTAGGGCTGGTGGCCATCACGCCTGCTGCCGGTTATGTTGCTATCCCGCAAAGTATATTCATCGGTTTTATCGCCGCGATCATTTCCAATATGGCCGTTCACTGGAAATCTAAAACCAGCCTCGACGATACACTGGACGTATTCCCCTGCCATGGCCTGGGTGGTATGGTAGGTATGTTGCTCACCGGCATCTTCGCTACCAAAGCAATCAATGAAGGCGGTAACAATGGCTGGTTATACGGCAATTTCGACCTCTTCAAAAATCAGGTGCTGGGATTACTGCTGGTCGTTGGTTACAGCTTTATCATGTCTGTTGCTATCTTCAAACTGATCAACCTGATCCATCCGCTGCGTGTATCCGAAGATGAAGAAGCACTGGGCCTCGATGTTACACAACACAACGAACACTATCATCCTGCGATGATGAGTGTTACTGACAACGGTACACTCAAGGAAGAAGAACTGGTGCACTCCTGA